GCTGCGCGCCCGCATTGCCGACACAGCGGCGGGCACGGTCGTCCACGTCATCGCCACCGACCCCGCCGCCCCGCTCGATCTGCCCGCCTGGTGCCACATGACCGCGTCTCTGACTCAGCGCCCCGTGACAGTCCGATGGCTCCGCAGTTGACGCCGAGCGGATGGGCGAAGAATCGTCGGCCGAGATGGTGTCGCGTGAGGTCGAGAGGGGTCATCGACGAGGGCCTGCTGGAAGGGTGAGGATAGCGATGACGATCTTTCCGTACTCGGTCTCCTCGACCGACCAGGCGCTGGCGAGGCTGTCCACGATGAACAGGCCGCGCCCGCTGGCAGCCACCGTCCCTTCGTCAACAGATGAGTTCGAAGGTCGCGCAGGGACGGCAGTGATGTCGGCCCCGCGGTCGACGACGCCCAACGCCGCACCGAACTCGTAGACCTCAACCCTTATGAGGACCGCACCGCTGCTGTGCTGGATGGCGTTGGCGATGAGCTCGCTGGCCACCAGCATGGCATCGAAGAGCTGATCCTCCGCCTTGCCGTCCAGGACGTCGACCAGGACGGTACGGGCGGCGCGCTGCGGGGTATCGAGTCCGTCGAGCACCACATCACGGTGGATCAACAGGTCTCCGAGGCTCTGGTCATGGACCAGTTCAGCAGTTGTCGTGGACATCCTCGTCTCCTCACATCGGGAGGGAGCTACGCGGTGGCTCTGTCCGTGACCGCGGTGTCGTCGTCGAAGGTCATCTCCGGTGCGGGTCGGCGGAAGCCCTTGGTCAGGACGGCCAGGTAGACGACGCCGATCGCCAGCCAGACGCCGCCGATCTGGAGTGCGACGTCATCGAGCCTCGTGAGCAGGTAGAGAGAGACGCCAACGCCGATGGCCGGCATCACCAGGAAGGAGAAGAGGTTGGGGGTGCGGCCGTCTCTGCGCTCTCGGACCAGGTGGGCGATCACGCAGACGTTCACCAGGGCGAAGCCGAGGAAGGCGCCGAAGTTGATGAACGAGGTGGCTGTGGTCAGGTCGAGTTTCATGGCGATGACACCGGCGGCCGCGGTCAGCAGCAGGTTCAGGACGGGCGTGCCGGTCTTCCCCGACAGCTTGCCGAAGACGGCCTTGGGCAGTGCGCCGTCGCGTCCCATGACGTACATGAGGCGGGCGGCGGAGGCTTGCAGGGCGATACAGGAGGCGATGGATCCGGCGATGGTAACGAAGTTGATCATCTCGGCGTACGTCTCGCCACCGACCAGGACCTTCAGGTGGTAGGCGGCCGCGTCGACGTCGACGAACGTCGCGCCGGGGTGAACCAGTTGCATCACGAAGGACAGCACGATGAAGATCGCTCCGGCGGCGATGACGCAGCCGATGATGCCGCGGCCGATCGTCCTCGCCCCGCCCCTGGCCTCCTCGCCCAGTGTGGAGACGGCGTCGAAGCCGAGGAAGGAGTACGCGGCGATGGCAGCGGCCGCAGTGACCGCGCCGATCGAAGTGCCGGAGTTCCACAGAGCGTCCGTGACGGGGGCGGACGAGCCGTGCTTGCCGAGGAAAACGACACACAGGGTGGCGAAGAGGACCAGCGACCCCAGAGCAATGAACATCAGGACCTTGTTGACGCGGTCCGCGAGCTTCATGCCGAAGACGTTGATGGCGGTGGTGATGCCCACCGAGACGATCAGCCAGACCCACTTGGGTATGGCAGGGAACTGGGCGTTGAAGTAGATCGCGGTGATCAGCCAGCCGACCATCGGGATGAAGAAGTAGTCGAGCAGCATCGCCCAGCCGGACAGGAAACCGATGCGGCTGTCGAGCATCTTGCGGGCGTAGGTGTAGACCGATCCCGCGCCGGGCACAGCGCGTGCCATCTTCGCGTAACTCAGCCCGGTGAGCAGCATCGCGAGGGTGGCGACGGCGAAGGCGGTGGGGGCCACGCCGCCGCTGGTGGCGGCGACCACGCCGAACATGGTGACGACGATGCCAGGGGAGATGTAGGCCAGGCCGAACAGGACGACGGAGAAGAGGCTCAGGTCGCCCTTCAGTCTCATGTTGTTCCCCGTGGTCTCGCTGTTCATCGTGGCTCCTCGGTGGTGGGGGCGGGGTTCCAGGTGGCGGGGTCGATGCGGCCCCCGTACAGCGGGAGGTCGAGGGCTGGGTCGCCGGGGCGGAATTGGTCCCAGATCCGGTTGAGACCGGCGGTGCCGTAGCGGCGGACGTTGCTGACCTCGTCGAGATCGATCACGTCGGTGAGGGTGGAGTCGCTGGCATCGACGGTTTCGGCGCGCACCGTGCCCTGGGGGTCGATGACGAGGCTGCGGCCGATCCCGGAGGGGGCAGCGGAATTGACGCTGGCGACGAAGACCTGATTGGCGATGGCATTGGCGCGGTTGAGGACGACTTCCTGTGCGCGATCGCTCGTCGGCGTGCGGACCACGTTGACGATCAGCTCGGCGCCCATCCAGGCCAGATGGCGGGAGATCTCCGGGAACCAGGTGTCGTAGCAGATGGACAGTCCGATGCGGCCGACCCCGGCGAGGTCGACGACCTCGAACCGGTTGCCGGGTGTGGTCGTCTCGTACGGGCGCCACGGACAGATCTTGCGGTACGCGGCAAGGCGCTCACCCCGTGGCGAATAGACCGGTGTCGTGTTGTGGACGCGGTCGCCGTCTCCTCGCTCGTAGACGCTGCCGGGTACCAGCCAGATGCCCAGATCCCCCGCGAGCTCGGCGAAGACCGCGTCGCGTTTGCCGTCGAGCGGCTCGGCCGCCTGCCCCGGGTCGGCCGGGACGCCGGGGGCGCTCTCGCCGAGGTGCAGTTCGGGGTAGACGACGAGGGCACCGGTTGCGCGTAGTTTCACGCGCCGCTCCACGTCGGCGGTAAAGCCCGCGAGGTCGTCGGCCGGGCGGCCGGGCGCCTGGGCGAGGATCAGGGGCAGGGGGCGGGCCATGCGAGAACACCAGCCAATCGAAGGGTGCATTTTACCCGGAGAAGTCGACGGAGATTCGGGCTCCGATAACCAAAAGTTCCGGTGAAATAAGAATGCGCCCCATCAGCCATAGCCTCAAATACTTGGAAGGGCTGATTACCATGCCCTTGAGGCATGAAGGTGCCATGCTTCCCGCGCCTCCCGAGGGACTACCCCCACGGAGATCCGAGTGCTGCGCTCATTCCTGAGCATTGTGGAGACCGTTCCGCCACCAAGGCTGCCGAGGCGGTCCGCGTCGCCCTGCCCTCGCTGTCGCGCCAACTGCACAGTTGGTGAAGGGCCTCAAAGGTGACGATCTTCGACCACGGTGGCTGGCCAGCACTTCCTTCCCCTGGCCCGCGCCCCGGCCGCCCGTGCGGACACCACCGAGGCCGCAGTCGATGCACTGACCGCCGGCCGCGCCACGCGGATCACCGCGGTGGCGCCGCCCGTCACCATCACCGGCATGATCACGCCGTTCCTGGCCACCTGGGGTCCGGGCGCACCCGCCTCACCATACCGAAGAGTAACGGCTAGATCGCATAGTGTAATCGGTAGCGATCTCAGCGCACACCTTGCGTCACGGCTCGTAACCTCTAGCCTCCGTGCATGGCATTTCTCTCAAGTCGCCGCAGACGGGCACGCCTTTCCCTGGAACTCGACGACGCCGCCCTCGGCCGGCTGCTGAAGTCCCTTCAGTCGACGCCGAATACGGGCGCGATCGGGACGACAGACCTGTACATGGCCCAGATATCCCGTCTCTTGAACCAGAGCCGGGCCGACTGGGACCGCCGCACCCATCAGCTCTCCGTGCTGGCGTACCGCCTGTCGGAATCGCACGGGCCCCGCGCCTGGGCCTCTCGCGAGCCGCGCAACGCGAGCGCGCTCGTCCTCTCCGCATGGGCGCAGCTCGAACGCGGACGTTCCCGGGGGTACTTGGAGGACGCGGCCGGCATCGCCGACAGCTGTCGGCGCGCCGCCGAATTGGCGCCGGAGGACCCCACTCCCTGGGTGGTCATGCTGGGGCTCTCACGGCTGGAGCGCCGCAGTCAGCCGGAGGTGTTCGGCCTGTGGAACGAGGTACTGGCCCGCGACCGCTGGAACCGCGAGGTGTATCTGAGCATGCTGTGCTATCTGGGGCCGGAGGAGATGGGATCGCGCAGCCAGGTACTGGACTTCGTCGACGCGATCCGCGCCCGCGTACCCACAAACGCGCCCTGCGCGGCCACCGAGCTCACCGCCCAGGTTATGCAGTACCACTCCGTCCTCGCCCTGGGCGGAGTCGAGGCGCTGATGGCACGCAACCACTGGTCCCACGCATCGGCCGCCCAGGCCCTCGACCGTGCGGCACACGCTTGGGCCCAGCCCGGGTTCTTCCACCACGCGGCGGCCCTCGCCGACCTGAACGTGCTGGCCTACGCGCTGATGGCCGCCGAGCGGCGCGGCGAGGCCCGTCCGGTCTTCGAGGCGATCAACGGTACGGTCGCGGCCTGGCCCTGGAGCGTCGGAGGTGACCCGGTGTCCGAGTTCGAGAAGGCGCGGATCAGGAGCGGGACCGGCGTGTGAGTTGCAGGGACCCCTCGGCAAGGCGAGCCGGACAGCTCTTGACGGCAGAGCAACGTGGGAGGGAGCCCGGCATCTGCCGGGCCCCCTCCCACGAGTCGCCAGTGGTAGACGTCAACCGCAGATGATGTTCACGGCCTCGAGGGTCCTCCTGGCCGCTGGACGGCACCCGGCCTCGGGCCGGGGCTGGAGCACGCGTCCGCCGAGCTGGTCCGCTCGCTGCGTGACGGCCGGTTCCTGTCCGCCGCGGTGGTGGTGGTGAACTTCGTCGTGGTCCCGCTGGTGGTCGCCGCGAAGTTCACCTTCCTGTCGCCGACCAGGCCGTCCGCCTCGGATTCCTGCTGGTGCTGCTGTGCCCGTGCGTGGACTACGTCATCGTCTTCTCCGGGCTCGCCAGCGGCTCCAGCCGCCGTCTGCCCGCCGCGACCCCAGCGCTGCTGGTCGCGCAGATGTTGCTTCTCCCGGGGTTCCTCTACCTGTTGGGCTTGGAGCTGGCCGACATCGTCGAGGTCGGCCCGTTCGTCGAGGCGTTCATCGTCCTGATCGTCATCCCGCTCGTCTTCGCGTGGGCCCCGCAGGCGTGGGCGGCCCGCCGGGTCGGACAGAAGGTCTCAGACGCCGCGACCACCACGATGGTGCCGCTGATGGCCGGTACCCTGCTGGTCGTGGTCGCCTCCCAGGTGCCCATGCTCGGCGACAGCCTCGCCGATGTCGCCCCGTCGTCCCGCCCTACGCGGCGTTCCTCGTGGTCATGGCGT
The sequence above is a segment of the Streptomyces sp. NBC_01255 genome. Coding sequences within it:
- a CDS encoding sulfurtransferase TusA family protein, with amino-acid sequence MTETPAPPADITVDGTGLLCVTLLLRLRARIADTAAGTVVHVIATDPAAPLDLPAWCHMTASLTQRPVTVRWLRS
- a CDS encoding ATP-binding protein, with translation MSTTTAELVHDQSLGDLLIHRDVVLDGLDTPQRAARTVLVDVLDGKAEDQLFDAMLVASELIANAIQHSSGAVLIRVEVYEFGAALGVVDRGADITAVPARPSNSSVDEGTVAASGRGLFIVDSLASAWSVEETEYGKIVIAILTLPAGPRR
- a CDS encoding APC family permease, which codes for MNSETTGNNMRLKGDLSLFSVVLFGLAYISPGIVVTMFGVVAATSGGVAPTAFAVATLAMLLTGLSYAKMARAVPGAGSVYTYARKMLDSRIGFLSGWAMLLDYFFIPMVGWLITAIYFNAQFPAIPKWVWLIVSVGITTAINVFGMKLADRVNKVLMFIALGSLVLFATLCVVFLGKHGSSAPVTDALWNSGTSIGAVTAAAAIAAYSFLGFDAVSTLGEEARGGARTIGRGIIGCVIAAGAIFIVLSFVMQLVHPGATFVDVDAAAYHLKVLVGGETYAEMINFVTIAGSIASCIALQASAARLMYVMGRDGALPKAVFGKLSGKTGTPVLNLLLTAAAGVIAMKLDLTTATSFINFGAFLGFALVNVCVIAHLVRERRDGRTPNLFSFLVMPAIGVGVSLYLLTRLDDVALQIGGVWLAIGVVYLAVLTKGFRRPAPEMTFDDDTAVTDRATA
- a CDS encoding carbon-nitrogen hydrolase family protein, with translation MARPLPLILAQAPGRPADDLAGFTADVERRVKLRATGALVVYPELHLGESAPGVPADPGQAAEPLDGKRDAVFAELAGDLGIWLVPGSVYERGDGDRVHNTTPVYSPRGERLAAYRKICPWRPYETTTPGNRFEVVDLAGVGRIGLSICYDTWFPEISRHLAWMGAELIVNVVRTPTSDRAQEVVLNRANAIANQVFVASVNSAAPSGIGRSLVIDPQGTVRAETVDASDSTLTDVIDLDEVSNVRRYGTAGLNRIWDQFRPGDPALDLPLYGGRIDPATWNPAPTTEEPR